The Patescibacteria group bacterium genome contains the following window.
TTTCGGTATTGGTTTTTTTCTTTCCGGTCTTATGATCTTCGGAGTTTTATTTTCAGCAAAAACAGCTTGCACCTCAGCTCGAAAACTGCGCGACGGTGGTTGCTCTAGCGCGGCTGGAGTCGCGTGAGTGAGCATTAGTGTGGTGAAGACAACCAGGCGTCCTGCAGCGCGTAACTTTTCGTACGCGCGGACACACGGGGAAACTGGCTCTCGCAATGAATGGGATGAGGGCATAATGGCGGTAATTATAAATACTAATACGCAAAAAGCAAGTTTTTTAATTCAGCTTTTCAATTCTGGCAAAGTTCTCTAAAATCGCTCGGCTCTCGGGTCACGAAGTGACCCCGTTGGGGCGAGTAGAGCCAAAGGCTAGGCTTCGCCTCTCAGTTGGTTAGAGCCTGCCTACCGGCAGGCAGGCGTCCCGATGGACATCGGGAAGGTCGGAGTTTCCTTAGTCATCGTTCTCAAGGTAAAAAAGTCATTCAAATTTCGGGCGAGTAGCTCAGCTGGTTAGAGCGCAACACTGATAATGTTGAGGTCGGAGGTTCAAGTCCTCCCTCGCCCACCACTAATTTCATTCCTATGAATAAATTCGACATCAATCCGGATCCGACCGGGAATTTTGGTAATTACGGTGGACAGGTTTTGCCACCAGCGATTGCCACGATCATGAATGAAATCGACGCGGAATATGAAAAAATCAACGCCGATCCGGAATTCTTGGCTGAAATGGATTCGCTGCGTCGGGACTTCATCGGTCGACCGAGTCCGATTTATTTCTGCAAGAAGCTGAGCGCGAAGCTCGGCGGTGCGCGGATTTTCCTCAAGCGCGAAGATCTCAATCACACCGGTGCGCACAAAATCAACCACTGCATCGGTGAAGCCTTGCTCGCGAAGAAAATGGGTAAGACGAAAATTATTGCCGAGACGGGCGCAGGTCAGCACGGTGTCGCGCTCGCGACGGCGGCGGCTTTGGTCGGATTGCCTTGCGAGATTTTCATGGGCGAAGTCGACATCGCGAAACAAGCGCCGAATGTGACACGCATGAAAATTCTCGGTGCGAAAGTCGTGCCGGTCAGCCGCGGACTCAAGACACTGAAAGAAGCCGTCGATGCCGCGCTCGAACATTTTCTCTCCGACCCGCAAAACATTTTTTACGCGATCGGTTCGGTCGTTGGGCCGCACCCTTTCCCCAAGATGGTGCGTGATTTCCAACGCGTCGTCGGCGAGGAAGCGCGCGAACAATTCCAAAAAGCGCAGGGTAAATTGCCGAATAAAGTGATTGCCTGTGTCGGTGGTGGTTCGAATGCGATTGGGATTTTCTCCGCTTTTCTCGAAGATGCCGCAGTCGAAATCATCGGCGTCGAGCCGGCTGGTCGCGGACTCAAGGTCGGTGACCACGCTGCGACACTTACCTTCGGTTCGCCGGGAAATATTCACGGTATGCACACTTACCTGCTGCAGGACGCTGCGGGCGAGCCGAGTCCGGTTTATTCCATCGCGAGTGGGCTCGACTATCCAGGCATCGGACCGCAGCATTCTTTCCTCAAGGATTCCGGACGCGTGCAATACGCGACGGCGACAGACGACGAAGTGCTCGTGGCTTTCCGTGAATTGTCGCAGGTCGAGGGAATCATCCCGGCGCTGGAATCAGCACACGCGCTCGCCTACGCTTTCAAGATCGCGCCGCAAAATGCCGGTCAAGATTTCCTCATCAATCTCTCCGGTCGTGGCGACAAAGACATTGATTTCGTAGTCGAGAAAGTCGGCGAAAAGTTTTTTGAGTAAAAAAGCGTTCAGTTTTTCGCTAAAATACTCGGGTGGACGCTGCGCTCAAAAAAATTATCGAGCAAGTGAAAAGTTTCGCACCGGCGGCAGATTTCGCGAAGATTGAGCTAGCTTATGATTTCGCGAAAAAAGCGCATGCTGGTCAGAAGCGTTTTTCGGGCGAACCGTATTTCGTGCACCCGGTCGCGGCGACGCTCAATTTACTGACGCTGCATCCCGACGACGACACAATTATTGCCTGTCTTTTGCACGATGTGATTGAGGATACCGAGACTGATTTATCAGCGATTGAAGAAAAATTTGGACAGACTGTCGCGGGTCTCTGTCTCGATATGGAAAAACTTGGCACGGTGCGTTATCAAGGCCAGGAACGGCAGATTGAGAATCTACGCAAGATGTTTGTCGCGATGGCGCGAGACATTCGCGTCATTTTCATCAAGCTCGCCGATCGGCTGCACAACATGGAGACGCTCGAGCATGTGCGTCCGGACAAGCAAAAACGCATCGCGAAAGAAACTCTGGAGGTTTACGCACCGATTGCCGCTCGACTCGGTTTATTCGAATTCAAGGCGCGGCTGGAAGATCTCGCGTTCAAAACTTTGCATCCGGAGGAATTCGCCAAAATTCAAAAGTCACTCGCCGGCAGCGCGATCGGTCGCAAAAATTTCATCGAGACAACTAAAAAAAAGCTGCAAACGATTCTCGCGGAAGCGGGCATCACAGCGGAAGTGACCGGTCGGACGAAACACCTTTACTCGATTTGGCGCAAACTCGAGCTCAAGCATTACGCTTCGATTGACGAGATTTACGATTTATTTGCGCTACGAGTCATCGTCGATTCGACCGAAAAATGTTACGCCGCGCTCGGCACGATTCACAACCACTTCACGCCGCTCTCGAATCGTTTCAAAGATTTCATTGCCGTGCCGAAACCAAACGGTTACCAGTCGCTGCATACGACGGTCATCGGGCTCAATCGTGATTCGCCGACCGAGATTCAGATTCGGACGCACGCGATGCATGAGCAGGCGGAGCGCGGTGCGGCGGCGCATTTCGTTTATTCCGAGAGGAAGCAGTCAGTCACTGCCGAAGAGTCGAAATTAAAGTGGATTCGCGGCTTGGTCGAATTGCATGAGTCGATGCAGGATAATTCGGAATTTATTTCCTCGCTGTCGAACGACATTTTCGAAGACCGAATTTTCGTGCTCACACCGCGCGGCGATGTCTTCGATTTACCAGCGGGCGCGACGCCGATTGATTTTGCTTATGTGGTGCACACCGAGATTGGTCACCACTGCATCGGCGCGAAGATTGGCGGCAAAATTGCGAAGCTCGATGCGGAATTAAAAAATGGCGAAGTCGTCGAAATCATCACCAGGAAAGATGCGAAGCCGAATCGCTTCTGGCTCTCTTTCGCCAAGACCACTTCTGCGAAATCCAAAATTCGCGCTTATTTCGCCTCACTCGGTCGTAATGAAAATGTCACGCTCGGCAAGGATTTAATCAATAAAAAACTGGCGCGTCTCGGCAAGGCGCAGCTTGATGCCGATTTTTCGATTCTCAAAAATTACAAGAAGCAGAATTTATCCAAGAGGGATCGCGAAGCTTTACTCGAGCGGATTGGCAATGGCAGCGTTTCGTCATCAGCGGTCGTGAAAGATTTGCTCGAGCTGGACGAATTTGCCGTGAAGAAATCCCAGAAAAAGCCGGTGGCGTCATTGCAAGCCGAGCACAAGGAGGACGATGTTTTGATCGAAGGTGTCAGCGGTATCGCGACGAAATTGGCGAAATGCTGCACACCGAAAATTGGCGACGAAATCGTGGCAGTGATGAGCCGCGCGGGCGCGACGATTCACCGTAAGGATTGCAAACAAATCGTGCGTACCGCCGAAGAGCGCAAATTGCGCGCGCAGTTCGCGAGCGATGTGAAATCCCATCTCGTCAAAATCGAAGTCACTGCCAAAAATCGGGTTGGTATGCTGCATGACATCGCCGGAGCGATTGCGGAGATGCAGGTCAATATCGCCGATTTGAGTCTCAAAACCAGCGACAAACACGAAATCATTCACGAGCTCACGATCGAAGTCGAGAACCTCGATCAGCTCGAAAAATTACTCGGTCAGCTCGAGCAAATTAGTGGAATCACGTGCGCCGTTCGGATTTGAGCAGCAGCCAAATTATGCCGCTGACGCCGATGAAAAAAAGCGGCAGCGAGTAGATCGCACCTTTTGGCAGACCGAAAATAAATCCGTCCAGCGGCTCACGCCAAAAAATTTCGACGAGCGTGCGACCGAGTCCGTAAAAAGTCAGAAACGCGAAACTCAGAATTCCCTGGCGCGGCTTCGTCCGAAAAATTAAAAGCAGTAATCCGGCAATGCCGAGATTTTTGGCTGCCTCGAAAAGCTGGCTCGGAAAGCGTGGAGTCGCATCAAAGCTTGGGAAAATCACGCCCCAATCGCCGCCCGTCGGCCGCCCGACGAGCTCACCATTGACGAAATTTCCCAGCCGACCGAAAGCGATTCCGACCGCGGCGAGAATCACGACGATGTCCGAAATTTCAAAAAAACTTTTTTGCCATTTGTGTGCGAGCCAGAAAATCGCGACGAGTACGCCGACCAGTCCGCCGTGAAAGCTCATACCGCCATGCCAGATTTCGAAAAGCTCGGGCGATAAAAATTGCGCCGGTTTGTAAAGCAAAAAATAGCCGATGCGTCCGCCCAAAATTACACCCAAAATCATGCCGAAAAGCAGATCATCAATTTGTTTCGCCGAAAAACTGACTAGCTTCTTTTTCACCAAAAGCTTGAGCCAAAAAAATCCGAGTAGAAAAGCGATTAAATAAAAGACTCCGTACCAGCGAATTTGTATGAAGCCGAGGCTGAGTGCAATCGGATTGAGATTGTCTGTCCAAATCATGCGCCGATTTTATCCCAATTTCGAGTCGCCGAGTCGACACGCGAGTTTTTTTCCGCTGCGTTTTCCGAAATTTCGAGCAAGGATTTTTCCGCGGCGGTGAAAATTGCCGCGTCGGTTTCGAGTCGCAGAATTGTCGCTAAGTCGTTTTCGAGCAAGAAACGGAAGAACTTTTTTTCGCGGACGGCTTGATTTTCATCAATCGCGAAGAAGCCGAGAATCGCCAGAACCTTGGCAAAAAAGGCGATTTTGATTAGCTGGAGTTTAGACTTAGTTACAGAGTTAACCTCCGAGATATCTCGGGGGTTAACAATTGGCAGAAGTGTGACGAAGTCTTGGAAGATTTGGTAAATGCGCGGCAGCGCTTTTTCCGGTGGCGCGAGATTCAGAATCAATTCACTCGCGGCGAAAGCGGCGCGCAGTACGGAGAGACTTTTCGACTCGAAGGCAGAGATCGGACTGGCGTCGGTCAGCAAAAAAAGCTCGCCGCTGCGGCGGTGCAGCCGCAAATTCGTCTCGCCGAAAAGCTCGAGGCTGCCGCCTTTGCGCGATTTGGTTTTTTTGACGCCTTTCGCGAGGACCGAGATTATTCCGAAGTCTCGAGAGAAGATTCGTAAAATCCGATCAGCCTCACCGAAATTTTGCTTTTTCAAAACGAAGCCGGCAGTTTTGAATTCCAAGTGTTAATAGCTAAGGATTAAGAAATAAGGATTAAGAATTAAGGATTAAGAAGTAAGTTTTTATGGTGTGCGAAGCGTTTTAATTTTAAGCTAAAATCAGCTTCAAGCGAGCTTACTAACTTATAACTTATTCCTTACTAACTTAATCCTTTAATGACTTTCGATCATTCTGAGTTTGAGCCGAAATGGCAAAAGCAATGGGACGATGCCAAACTTTTCGCAGCGGCTGATGCCTCCGCCAAAGAAAAATTTTATGTCCTGGTCGAATTCCCCTATCCGAGCGGCGACGGTCTGCATGTCGGTCATTGCCGGAGCTACACCGCGCTTGACATCGTCGCGCGTCAGGCTCGCATGTCCGGCAAAAATGTTCTTTTCCCAATTGGCTTCGACGCTTTCGGTTTGCCGACGGAAAATTTCGCGATCAAAAATAAAATTCATCCGCGCACAGCGACAGACAAAAACATTGCGAATTTCACCAGACAACTCAAATCAATAGGTTTCAGCTTCGACTGGGAGCGCGTCGTCGATACGACCGATCCGCAGTATTACAAATGGACGCAGTGGATTTTTCTCAAATTTCTCGAAGCCGGACTCGCCTACCAAGCCAAGATTCCGATTAATTGGTGCGTCGATTGCAAGATTGGTTTGGCGAATGAGGAAGTCGTCGACGGGAAATGTGAGCGCTGCGGCGGCAAGATTGAACGCCGCGTGAAACAGCAGTGGATGCTCGCGATTACGAAATACGCGCAGCAATTACTCGATGGGCTTGAGACGGTCGATTTTTTGCCGCGAATCAAAGCGCAACAGCAAAATTGGATTGGGCGCAGCGAGGGCGCGGAAGTCGATTTCGCGATTAGTGGACTGACGCGCGGCGAAGCGAACAGGGACTTTCATCCAAGCGGAGCAAATGACTGCGAAGGTTTGTTTCTCCTGACCTGGAACACTGTCGCAGCAAACGGCGACGAGGAAAATGATTCCGAACAAAAAAACTTTACTCCGGGAGAAAAATTAATTGATTCCTCAGAGAAAGCGCGGGCGATTTTAGATGCGCTCGCCGAAGCGGAAGATGCTGCGAAAGATGGCTTCAAAATCTTAGAGGCAGTAGTCGCAGAAAATCATGTGCATGCCGTGGTTTGGATTAGCGAGGAGAGCGGTGGAATCGGAGTAGTCGTGAAAAATTTAAAAGGCATAAGTTCGCGCAGGTTTTGGCAACAAAATCCTCCTCCGCCGCCTCCTCCTCTTAACACCGCGGTATCCACTCCTCCTAACACCACCGTTAACGGTGGTGTTAAAAAAGACAAAAATGATAAATCTCAATTTAATCATCTTTGGCGGCACGGCTACCACTTCTCGCTACTCGCAAAACATGCGAGTTATGAGAACGCGATGAATTACATCGCTAGCCACAAACAGAAATCTAAACTGGCGAGATTTTTTTCCGAGTTGCCGCTCGCAATCCGCGTCTTCACGACGCGACCGGACACTTTGTTTGGCGCGACTTACACCGTGCTCTCTCCCGAGCATGCTTTGCTCGCGAAACTCAAACCGCAGATTCAGAATTGGGCAGAAGTTCAGAAATATATTTCCGCGGCCGCAGCGAAATCCGACCTCGAGCGCACCGAATTAGCGAAAGAAAAGACCGGCGTGAAGCTCGCTGGTGTCGCCGCGATCAATCCGGTGAGTGGTGAGGAAATCCCGATTTTCGTAGCGGATTATGTTTTGGCTTCGTATGGCACGGGCGCGATCATGGCTGTCCCTGCTCACGACGAGCGCGATTTCGAGTTTGCGACGAAGTTTGAAATTGAGATTCGCGAGGTCGTGCAATCAGTCGAGGCTGTTAACCCCCGAGTTAACTCGGGGGTTAAACCGACCGAAAAATGTTTTGCTGGTGATGGAGTTGCTATCAATTCTGGCGAGTTCGACGGACTTCCGACTGCAGAATTTAAAAAGAAAATCGTCGCTTTCCTCGAAGAAAAAGGTGTCGGCAAAAGGGCGATTAATTTCAAGCTGCGCGATTGGGTTTTTAGTCGCCAGCGTTATTGGGGCGAGCCGATTCCGGTCGTGCATTGTGAGAAGTGCGGAATCGTTCCGCTGAATTTGAAAGATTTGCCACTCGAGCTGCCACCAGTCGAAAAATACGAGCCGACCGAGACGGGCGAATCCCCGCTTGCGGCGATTACTGATTGGGTGCAGACGACTTGTCCGAAGTGTGGTGGTGCGGCACGGCGCGAGACGGACACGATGCCGAATTGGGCTGGTTCGAGCTGGTACTTCTTGCGTTACATCGATCCGCGCAACGACCAAGCTTTTGCCGATCCGGCGAAATTGAAATACTGGCTACCGGTCGATCTTTATAACGGCGGCATGGAACACACCGTTTTGCATCTTTTGTATTCGCGCTTTTGGCACAAATTTCTTTTTGATCAGAAACTCGTCCCGACGCCTGAGCCTTACGCACGGCGTATTTCGCACGGCATGATTCTCGGACCGGACGGCGAAAAAATGTCGAAGTCGCGCGGCAATGTGATCAATCCGGACGAGATTGTGCGGAAATTTGGCGCGGACACGCTGCGACTTTACGAGATGTTCATCGGACCATTCGACCAGGCGGCGAGCTGGAGTGAGGGCGGCGTCGCGGGCGTGCGCAAATTCCTCGAGAAAGTTTGGCGGCTTTTCGAGAAGCTCACCAATTCCGTAAATCCCGAGCTCGAGAAATCACTGCATAAAACGATTAAAAAAGTTTCGCAAGATATCACTGGTCGCCACTTCAATACGGCGGTTTCGAGCTTGATGATTTTCGTGAATGAAGCGACGCAGGTCGGTTTGCCGCAGAATCTCGGCGAAGATTTACTTCGGATGCTTGCGCCTTTCGCGCCGCATTTGACTGAGGAAATCTGGGCGAAATTGGGGCACACGACTTCGATTCATCTCGAAAAATGGCCGAGCTTCGATCCGGCTTTGGCGAAGGACGAGACGATTACGCTCGCGATTTCGGTCAATGGCAAACTGCGCGATACGATTTCTGTCGCGGCAGAGATTGGCAAAGACGAGGCGTTGGCTCTGGCGAAGCAGTCAGAGAAGATTCAGAAATGGCTCGACGGTAAGGAAATTAGCAAAGAAATTTTCGTGCCGGGTAAGATGATTAATTTCGTCATCGGATGAAAACAGCGGAGGCAGTCGTGCTCGTCGAGAAGCTGGTTGACGACGAACTGGCGCGTCTGCGCCGCAAAAATTTTCCTGAGCTAGATTCAGTGAGTGTACGAGTCGAAATCGTCGATCCGGAAGACCCCGAAAAATACGGCGAATTCCTCGGTGTGCCGCTTGCGGAATATTCCGTCTTCGACTCGGGCGTGCTCGGCAATGAGATTGTGGTTTTCGCGCGTCCGCTCGTCGCGGACTTCGGCTCGGGTGCGGAACTAGAAAAACAGGTGCGGATTACCTTGCTCCACGAATTCGGTCACGCGCTCGGGATGAGCGAGGCGGAGGTGGAGCGGAGAGGGTTGGAATAAGCAAAGAAATCTTCGCGCTAGGAAGATGATTAATTTTTGTTATATAATCTATTTACTTCTCTAGTGGTATTCAAGAGGGCGTAGGGGAAATAATATGTCTCCTTAATAATGGATAAAAAAATAATTAAACAAGCGGATGGTGATGCTGGTGCGAGATTTGCGTCCGCTATTATAGGGATAGCTGCTTGTGCACAGGTTTCTAATGCGACCCTTAATCAAGAGAGTAATAAGGTAGATATCAGCTTAACTTT
Protein-coding sequences here:
- the trpB gene encoding tryptophan synthase subunit beta; the encoded protein is MNKFDINPDPTGNFGNYGGQVLPPAIATIMNEIDAEYEKINADPEFLAEMDSLRRDFIGRPSPIYFCKKLSAKLGGARIFLKREDLNHTGAHKINHCIGEALLAKKMGKTKIIAETGAGQHGVALATAAALVGLPCEIFMGEVDIAKQAPNVTRMKILGAKVVPVSRGLKTLKEAVDAALEHFLSDPQNIFYAIGSVVGPHPFPKMVRDFQRVVGEEAREQFQKAQGKLPNKVIACVGGGSNAIGIFSAFLEDAAVEIIGVEPAGRGLKVGDHAATLTFGSPGNIHGMHTYLLQDAAGEPSPVYSIASGLDYPGIGPQHSFLKDSGRVQYATATDDEVLVAFRELSQVEGIIPALESAHALAYAFKIAPQNAGQDFLINLSGRGDKDIDFVVEKVGEKFFE
- a CDS encoding bifunctional (p)ppGpp synthetase/guanosine-3',5'-bis(diphosphate) 3'-pyrophosphohydrolase encodes the protein MDAALKKIIEQVKSFAPAADFAKIELAYDFAKKAHAGQKRFSGEPYFVHPVAATLNLLTLHPDDDTIIACLLHDVIEDTETDLSAIEEKFGQTVAGLCLDMEKLGTVRYQGQERQIENLRKMFVAMARDIRVIFIKLADRLHNMETLEHVRPDKQKRIAKETLEVYAPIAARLGLFEFKARLEDLAFKTLHPEEFAKIQKSLAGSAIGRKNFIETTKKKLQTILAEAGITAEVTGRTKHLYSIWRKLELKHYASIDEIYDLFALRVIVDSTEKCYAALGTIHNHFTPLSNRFKDFIAVPKPNGYQSLHTTVIGLNRDSPTEIQIRTHAMHEQAERGAAAHFVYSERKQSVTAEESKLKWIRGLVELHESMQDNSEFISSLSNDIFEDRIFVLTPRGDVFDLPAGATPIDFAYVVHTEIGHHCIGAKIGGKIAKLDAELKNGEVVEIITRKDAKPNRFWLSFAKTTSAKSKIRAYFASLGRNENVTLGKDLINKKLARLGKAQLDADFSILKNYKKQNLSKRDREALLERIGNGSVSSSAVVKDLLELDEFAVKKSQKKPVASLQAEHKEDDVLIEGVSGIATKLAKCCTPKIGDEIVAVMSRAGATIHRKDCKQIVRTAEERKLRAQFASDVKSHLVKIEVTAKNRVGMLHDIAGAIAEMQVNIADLSLKTSDKHEIIHELTIEVENLDQLEKLLGQLEQISGITCAVRI
- the lgt gene encoding prolipoprotein diacylglyceryl transferase → MIWTDNLNPIALSLGFIQIRWYGVFYLIAFLLGFFWLKLLVKKKLVSFSAKQIDDLLFGMILGVILGGRIGYFLLYKPAQFLSPELFEIWHGGMSFHGGLVGVLVAIFWLAHKWQKSFFEISDIVVILAAVGIAFGRLGNFVNGELVGRPTGGDWGVIFPSFDATPRFPSQLFEAAKNLGIAGLLLLIFRTKPRQGILSFAFLTFYGLGRTLVEIFWREPLDGFIFGLPKGAIYSLPLFFIGVSGIIWLLLKSERRT
- the recO gene encoding DNA repair protein RecO, yielding MEFKTAGFVLKKQNFGEADRILRIFSRDFGIISVLAKGVKKTKSRKGGSLELFGETNLRLHRRSGELFLLTDASPISAFESKSLSVLRAAFAASELILNLAPPEKALPRIYQIFQDFVTLLPIVNPRDISEVNSVTKSKLQLIKIAFFAKVLAILGFFAIDENQAVREKKFFRFLLENDLATILRLETDAAIFTAAEKSLLEISENAAEKNSRVDSATRNWDKIGA
- the leuS gene encoding leucine--tRNA ligase — its product is MTFDHSEFEPKWQKQWDDAKLFAAADASAKEKFYVLVEFPYPSGDGLHVGHCRSYTALDIVARQARMSGKNVLFPIGFDAFGLPTENFAIKNKIHPRTATDKNIANFTRQLKSIGFSFDWERVVDTTDPQYYKWTQWIFLKFLEAGLAYQAKIPINWCVDCKIGLANEEVVDGKCERCGGKIERRVKQQWMLAITKYAQQLLDGLETVDFLPRIKAQQQNWIGRSEGAEVDFAISGLTRGEANRDFHPSGANDCEGLFLLTWNTVAANGDEENDSEQKNFTPGEKLIDSSEKARAILDALAEAEDAAKDGFKILEAVVAENHVHAVVWISEESGGIGVVVKNLKGISSRRFWQQNPPPPPPPLNTAVSTPPNTTVNGGVKKDKNDKSQFNHLWRHGYHFSLLAKHASYENAMNYIASHKQKSKLARFFSELPLAIRVFTTRPDTLFGATYTVLSPEHALLAKLKPQIQNWAEVQKYISAAAAKSDLERTELAKEKTGVKLAGVAAINPVSGEEIPIFVADYVLASYGTGAIMAVPAHDERDFEFATKFEIEIREVVQSVEAVNPRVNSGVKPTEKCFAGDGVAINSGEFDGLPTAEFKKKIVAFLEEKGVGKRAINFKLRDWVFSRQRYWGEPIPVVHCEKCGIVPLNLKDLPLELPPVEKYEPTETGESPLAAITDWVQTTCPKCGGAARRETDTMPNWAGSSWYFLRYIDPRNDQAFADPAKLKYWLPVDLYNGGMEHTVLHLLYSRFWHKFLFDQKLVPTPEPYARRISHGMILGPDGEKMSKSRGNVINPDEIVRKFGADTLRLYEMFIGPFDQAASWSEGGVAGVRKFLEKVWRLFEKLTNSVNPELEKSLHKTIKKVSQDITGRHFNTAVSSLMIFVNEATQVGLPQNLGEDLLRMLAPFAPHLTEEIWAKLGHTTSIHLEKWPSFDPALAKDETITLAISVNGKLRDTISVAAEIGKDEALALAKQSEKIQKWLDGKEISKEIFVPGKMINFVIG
- a CDS encoding metallopeptidase family protein codes for the protein MKTAEAVVLVEKLVDDELARLRRKNFPELDSVSVRVEIVDPEDPEKYGEFLGVPLAEYSVFDSGVLGNEIVVFARPLVADFGSGAELEKQVRITLLHEFGHALGMSEAEVERRGLE